The genome window AGAACTTGAACGCGATCCCATAATTCTCCCTTTTTCAACGCTAGCGCCCAGGGGGAATTGGGTGCGTTGTGCATCAGGAAACCAACACTAACCAAGCGATCGCGAGTCATCCCGCCGCTCCCGTCTGGCTGCCGTCCCATATTGACCGTCGCGAGCGGCAATTGTTTGTTGTGGGCTCGATTCTCTCCTGCAAACTCGGCAAAGCGTACATCCGCGCTGCCTTTTTCCCATGCTTCCAAGTATTTGGAATCATGCATAATACCTGACTTCGACCTAAGCTTGATCTCGGTGTCGTTGCCATATTGGGCCTTTATGGTGCGTTGGAATTCATCGAAGGGTTTATTCGCATAGTTGTCACCTGCGAACCTGTAGACGAAATGGATATCGTTTTGCGGAGTCTTGATCAGAATGTCAGGGAGCAGCGATCCTGCCTGGAATTCGTGTTCATAGCGCTTTTGAACTTCTCTGCGGCCATATTTCTCTGTTTGTATATACCGATCTTCTGGCTTCAATCTGTAGTTTTGATCAAGCTTTATATTTTTATCTGTCTGATAAAAAATATTGGTACCCGTGATACCCATCTCGGCATGAGCGCGATTCCACACTTCCAGCTTGTGTTGAAAACGCGATTTTGTATCGAGTTCCTGCGGAGCGGCAATCCTTTCAAATGCGAGCGGCGGCGGAAAGTAGTTGCCTGCTCCGTCCCTGTAGAGACGGCAGCTCGCATTAAATTCCGCCTTGGTCGGTAGATGTTCGAGGTTACCTTTAGTGACACCGGCGACCGCGTCACCTCCGGTTTGTCGGACAAGAATATACTCATCTGGCCGCCGGTCGTGACCCGGCAATGCCATGTTTGCAAACAAGCTGGATAAATCATTGTGTGTGTCAGCTTGCGTAAGGTGGGAGCTCGTCTCATGCAGACGGGACTCGAGGCTTTCAGTCTGAGCGGAGCTGCTGCCGTGGTCGCCAAACTCGTGGGTTTCTTGGCTACTCACCATCTCGAAATCGTTGGTCGTGTCGGAATTGACTATCTTCTGCCGCTTGGTGGAACCGTCATTGGCAGTTTCGATGCTGTGCACGCCCACTACGACGCTGTTTTCATCACTGCCTTCACTGTTCGGATTCATTATCGAACTCCTTTCAGTCAGCCAGGTCTTCGTTGGGAAGGGGGCACTGATGAACAAAATTCTCCAGCTCGATCATGTCGAGGTCCAACTGTGTGAAACCGCTTGGTTCGTGATTATCGGTCTTTTTCTGTTGGATTTCTCGATGTGTCTCGGGCGACGAGGAATTGCTGCTATTGCTGGGATTGAGTTTGACTATCGCCATTTTTGTTCTCCTGCAGGGCAGAGCCCGG of Agrobacterium vitis contains these proteins:
- a CDS encoding VirE2 family protein, coding for MNPNSEGSDENSVVVGVHSIETANDGSTKRQKIVNSDTTNDFEMVSSQETHEFGDHGSSSAQTESLESRLHETSSHLTQADTHNDLSSLFANMALPGHDRRPDEYILVRQTGGDAVAGVTKGNLEHLPTKAEFNASCRLYRDGAGNYFPPPLAFERIAAPQELDTKSRFQHKLEVWNRAHAEMGITGTNIFYQTDKNIKLDQNYRLKPEDRYIQTEKYGRREVQKRYEHEFQAGSLLPDILIKTPQNDIHFVYRFAGDNYANKPFDEFQRTIKAQYGNDTEIKLRSKSGIMHDSKYLEAWEKGSADVRFAEFAGENRAHNKQLPLATVNMGRQPDGSGGMTRDRLVSVGFLMHNAPNSPWALALKKGELWDRVQVLARDGNRYMTPPRLEYSDPEHFTQLMGRVGLPLSMGRQSHANTVKFERFTEQAAVIASTGADLRDIRDLSPDKVQQLTDKDVLIADRNEKSQRTGTYTSAAEYKRLMMKLPEDAAQLLGGPADKYSRDFVRPEPTSRPIIDSRRSYESRPRGQTENSL
- a CDS encoding hypothetical protein (in Agrobacterium tumefaciens plasmid Ti this protein binds VirE2), whose translation is MAIVKLNPSNSSNSSSPETHREIQQKKTDNHEPSGFTQLDLDMIELENFVHQCPLPNEDLAD